From one Danio rerio strain Tuebingen ecotype United States chromosome 19, GRCz12tu, whole genome shotgun sequence genomic stretch:
- the dync1li1 gene encoding cytoplasmic dynein 1 light intermediate chain 1 isoform X4, with the protein MATTGRNTLLSVSTNVNNSTSESQNPEEEDGQNLWSSILSEVSTRSRSKLPSGKNVVVMGEVGSGKTTLVAKLQGVEEYMKGRGLEYLYFNVHDDDIDDQSRCNAWVLDGDLYHKGLQKFAISLENLEDSLILFVVDLSRPWLALDSLQKWGSVVRDFVDKLRVPPETMRELEHRLTKQFQEYVEPGSDLDAVPQRRNPESDEESVLLPLGENTLTHNLGLPIVVVCTKCDAISTLEKEHDYKDEHLDFIQSHIRRFCLQYGAALLYTSMKENKNLDLLYKYLVHRLYGFPFNSPAQVVEKDSVFIPSGWDNEKKIAILHENFQMVKAEDSFEDVIVKPPVRKFVHEKEVQAEDDQVFLVKLQSLLSKQPPVTAGRPVDPTNRAPTGSPRTTNRSAAANVANVMPMQSGTKKIDPNMKGGQTSEGVLANFFNSLLTKKAGSPGPGGQPAGGGSNTPGTVRKSARGCWPR; encoded by the exons ATGGCGACGACGGGCAGAAATACACTCCTATCGGTTAGCACAAATGTAAATAACAGCACTTCCGAAAGCCAAAACCCCGAGGAGGAGGATGGACAGAATTTATG GTCATCGATACTGAGTGAGGTGTCGACGCGCTCACGATCAAAATTGCCGTCAGGAAAAAATGTGGTGGTCATGG GTGAAGTAGGGTCTGGTAAGACCACCCTGGTTGCGAAACTCCAAGGTGTAGAAGAGTACATGAAGGGACGAGGCTTAGAGTACCTGTATTTCAATGTTCACGATGATGATATTGATG ATCAATCACGGTGTAACGCATGGGTGCTAGATGGGGATTTGTACCACAAAGGTCTGCAGAAATTTGCTATATCGTTGGAAAACCTGGAGGACTCGCTGATTCTGTTTGTAGTGGATTTGTCCCGGCCATGGCTGGCCCTCGACTCACTGCAGAAATGGGGCAGTGTGGTGAGGGATTTTGTGGACAAGCTCAGAGTTCCTCCTGAAACCATGCGAGAACTGGAGCACAGAT TGACAAAGCAGTTCCAGGAATATGTGGAACCAGGAAGTGACTTGGACGCTGTGCCCCAGAGGAGGAATCCTGAGTCAGATGAAGAGAGTGTCCTGTTGCCGCTGGgagaaaacacactcacacacaacctAGGCCTGCCTATAGTGGTGGTCTGCACCAAG TGTGATGCAATCAGCACTTTGGAGAAGGAGCACGATTATAAGGACGAGCACTTAGACTTCATCCAGTCTCACATTCGACGCTTCTGCTTGCAGT atggagcagcacTACTCTACACATCCATGAAGGAGAACAAGAATCTAGACTTGTTATATAAATACCTCGTTCACAGGTTATATGGCTTTCCGTTCAACAGCCCAGCTCAGGTGGTGGAGAAAGACTCTGTGTTTAT TCCATCAGGGTGGGACAATGAAAAAAAGATTGCCATCCTGCATGAAAATTTCCAGATGGTAAAAGCAGAAGACAGCTTTGAAGATGTAATAGTGAAACCTCCAGTTAGAAAG tTTGTACATGAGAAGGAAGTTCAAGCTGAAGATGACCAAGTATTTCTAGTAAAGTTGCAG TCTCTGTTATCTAAACAGCCTCCAGTTACTGCAGGCAGACCAGTG GACCCAACAAACAGAGCTCCCACAGGCTCACCAAGGACGACCAATCGTTCAGCAGCAGCTAACGTGGCTAACGTCATGCCCATGCAATCAGGTACCAAGAAGATTGATCCCAACATGAAAG GAGGTCAGACCAGTGAGGGTGTCCTGGCTAACTTCTTCAACAGTCTCTTGACAAAGAAAGCAGGCTCTCCTGGTCCAGGTGGCCAACCTGCAGGAGGAGGGAGCAACACACCAGGAACAGTACGCAAGTCAG CCAGGGGATGTTGGCCACGCTAA
- the dync1li1 gene encoding cytoplasmic dynein 1 light intermediate chain 1 isoform X3, which produces MATTGRNTLLSVSTNVNNSTSESQNPEEEDGQNLWSSILSEVSTRSRSKLPSGKNVVVMGEVGSGKTTLVAKLQGVEEYMKGRGLEYLYFNVHDDDIDDQSRCNAWVLDGDLYHKGLQKFAISLENLEDSLILFVVDLSRPWLALDSLQKWGSVVRDFVDKLRVPPETMRELEHRLTKQFQEYVEPGSDLDAVPQRRNPESDEESVLLPLGENTLTHNLGLPIVVVCTKCDAISTLEKEHDYKDEHLDFIQSHIRRFCLQYGAALLYTSMKENKNLDLLYKYLVHRLYGFPFNSPAQVVEKDSVFIPSGWDNEKKIAILHENFQMVKAEDSFEDVIVKPPVRKFVHEKEVQAEDDQVFLVKLQSLLSKQPPVTAGRPVDPTNRAPTGSPRTTNRSAAANVANVMPMQSGGQTSEGVLANFFNSLLTKKAGSPGPGGQPAGGGSNTPGTVRKSGERSSVTLVTTSCLCLLSSSL; this is translated from the exons ATGGCGACGACGGGCAGAAATACACTCCTATCGGTTAGCACAAATGTAAATAACAGCACTTCCGAAAGCCAAAACCCCGAGGAGGAGGATGGACAGAATTTATG GTCATCGATACTGAGTGAGGTGTCGACGCGCTCACGATCAAAATTGCCGTCAGGAAAAAATGTGGTGGTCATGG GTGAAGTAGGGTCTGGTAAGACCACCCTGGTTGCGAAACTCCAAGGTGTAGAAGAGTACATGAAGGGACGAGGCTTAGAGTACCTGTATTTCAATGTTCACGATGATGATATTGATG ATCAATCACGGTGTAACGCATGGGTGCTAGATGGGGATTTGTACCACAAAGGTCTGCAGAAATTTGCTATATCGTTGGAAAACCTGGAGGACTCGCTGATTCTGTTTGTAGTGGATTTGTCCCGGCCATGGCTGGCCCTCGACTCACTGCAGAAATGGGGCAGTGTGGTGAGGGATTTTGTGGACAAGCTCAGAGTTCCTCCTGAAACCATGCGAGAACTGGAGCACAGAT TGACAAAGCAGTTCCAGGAATATGTGGAACCAGGAAGTGACTTGGACGCTGTGCCCCAGAGGAGGAATCCTGAGTCAGATGAAGAGAGTGTCCTGTTGCCGCTGGgagaaaacacactcacacacaacctAGGCCTGCCTATAGTGGTGGTCTGCACCAAG TGTGATGCAATCAGCACTTTGGAGAAGGAGCACGATTATAAGGACGAGCACTTAGACTTCATCCAGTCTCACATTCGACGCTTCTGCTTGCAGT atggagcagcacTACTCTACACATCCATGAAGGAGAACAAGAATCTAGACTTGTTATATAAATACCTCGTTCACAGGTTATATGGCTTTCCGTTCAACAGCCCAGCTCAGGTGGTGGAGAAAGACTCTGTGTTTAT TCCATCAGGGTGGGACAATGAAAAAAAGATTGCCATCCTGCATGAAAATTTCCAGATGGTAAAAGCAGAAGACAGCTTTGAAGATGTAATAGTGAAACCTCCAGTTAGAAAG tTTGTACATGAGAAGGAAGTTCAAGCTGAAGATGACCAAGTATTTCTAGTAAAGTTGCAG TCTCTGTTATCTAAACAGCCTCCAGTTACTGCAGGCAGACCAGTG GACCCAACAAACAGAGCTCCCACAGGCTCACCAAGGACGACCAATCGTTCAGCAGCAGCTAACGTGGCTAACGTCATGCCCATGCAATCAG GAGGTCAGACCAGTGAGGGTGTCCTGGCTAACTTCTTCAACAGTCTCTTGACAAAGAAAGCAGGCTCTCCTGGTCCAGGTGGCCAACCTGCAGGAGGAGGGAGCAACACACCAGGAACAGTACGCAAGTCAGGTGAGCGATCCTCAGTGACACTTGTCACTACTTCATGTCTGTGTCTACTATCGTCCT CATTATGA
- the dync1li1 gene encoding cytoplasmic dynein 1 light intermediate chain 1 isoform X2 produces the protein MATTGRNTLLSVSTNVNNSTSESQNPEEEDGQNLWSSILSEVSTRSRSKLPSGKNVVVMGEVGSGKTTLVAKLQGVEEYMKGRGLEYLYFNVHDDDIDDQSRCNAWVLDGDLYHKGLQKFAISLENLEDSLILFVVDLSRPWLALDSLQKWGSVVRDFVDKLRVPPETMRELEHRLTKQFQEYVEPGSDLDAVPQRRNPESDEESVLLPLGENTLTHNLGLPIVVVCTKCDAISTLEKEHDYKDEHLDFIQSHIRRFCLQYGAALLYTSMKENKNLDLLYKYLVHRLYGFPFNSPAQVVEKDSVFIPSGWDNEKKIAILHENFQMVKAEDSFEDVIVKPPVRKFVHEKEVQAEDDQVFLVKLQSLLSKQPPVTAGRPVDPTNRAPTGSPRTTNRSAAANVANVMPMQSGTKKIDPNMKGGQTSEGVLANFFNSLLTKKAGSPGPGGQPAGGGSNTPGTVRKSGERSSVTLVTTSCLCLLSSSL, from the exons ATGGCGACGACGGGCAGAAATACACTCCTATCGGTTAGCACAAATGTAAATAACAGCACTTCCGAAAGCCAAAACCCCGAGGAGGAGGATGGACAGAATTTATG GTCATCGATACTGAGTGAGGTGTCGACGCGCTCACGATCAAAATTGCCGTCAGGAAAAAATGTGGTGGTCATGG GTGAAGTAGGGTCTGGTAAGACCACCCTGGTTGCGAAACTCCAAGGTGTAGAAGAGTACATGAAGGGACGAGGCTTAGAGTACCTGTATTTCAATGTTCACGATGATGATATTGATG ATCAATCACGGTGTAACGCATGGGTGCTAGATGGGGATTTGTACCACAAAGGTCTGCAGAAATTTGCTATATCGTTGGAAAACCTGGAGGACTCGCTGATTCTGTTTGTAGTGGATTTGTCCCGGCCATGGCTGGCCCTCGACTCACTGCAGAAATGGGGCAGTGTGGTGAGGGATTTTGTGGACAAGCTCAGAGTTCCTCCTGAAACCATGCGAGAACTGGAGCACAGAT TGACAAAGCAGTTCCAGGAATATGTGGAACCAGGAAGTGACTTGGACGCTGTGCCCCAGAGGAGGAATCCTGAGTCAGATGAAGAGAGTGTCCTGTTGCCGCTGGgagaaaacacactcacacacaacctAGGCCTGCCTATAGTGGTGGTCTGCACCAAG TGTGATGCAATCAGCACTTTGGAGAAGGAGCACGATTATAAGGACGAGCACTTAGACTTCATCCAGTCTCACATTCGACGCTTCTGCTTGCAGT atggagcagcacTACTCTACACATCCATGAAGGAGAACAAGAATCTAGACTTGTTATATAAATACCTCGTTCACAGGTTATATGGCTTTCCGTTCAACAGCCCAGCTCAGGTGGTGGAGAAAGACTCTGTGTTTAT TCCATCAGGGTGGGACAATGAAAAAAAGATTGCCATCCTGCATGAAAATTTCCAGATGGTAAAAGCAGAAGACAGCTTTGAAGATGTAATAGTGAAACCTCCAGTTAGAAAG tTTGTACATGAGAAGGAAGTTCAAGCTGAAGATGACCAAGTATTTCTAGTAAAGTTGCAG TCTCTGTTATCTAAACAGCCTCCAGTTACTGCAGGCAGACCAGTG GACCCAACAAACAGAGCTCCCACAGGCTCACCAAGGACGACCAATCGTTCAGCAGCAGCTAACGTGGCTAACGTCATGCCCATGCAATCAGGTACCAAGAAGATTGATCCCAACATGAAAG GAGGTCAGACCAGTGAGGGTGTCCTGGCTAACTTCTTCAACAGTCTCTTGACAAAGAAAGCAGGCTCTCCTGGTCCAGGTGGCCAACCTGCAGGAGGAGGGAGCAACACACCAGGAACAGTACGCAAGTCAGGTGAGCGATCCTCAGTGACACTTGTCACTACTTCATGTCTGTGTCTACTATCGTCCT CATTATGA
- the dync1li1 gene encoding cytoplasmic dynein 1 light intermediate chain 1 isoform X1 — protein MATTGRNTLLSVSTNVNNSTSESQNPEEEDGQNLWSSILSEVSTRSRSKLPSGKNVVVMGEVGSGKTTLVAKLQGVEEYMKGRGLEYLYFNVHDDDIDDQSRCNAWVLDGDLYHKGLQKFAISLENLEDSLILFVVDLSRPWLALDSLQKWGSVVRDFVDKLRVPPETMRELEHRLTKQFQEYVEPGSDLDAVPQRRNPESDEESVLLPLGENTLTHNLGLPIVVVCTKCDAISTLEKEHDYKDEHLDFIQSHIRRFCLQYGAALLYTSMKENKNLDLLYKYLVHRLYGFPFNSPAQVVEKDSVFIPSGWDNEKKIAILHENFQMVKAEDSFEDVIVKPPVRKFVHEKEVQAEDDQVFLVKLQSLLSKQPPVTAGRPVDPTNRAPTGSPRTTNRSAAANVANVMPMQSGGQTSEGVLANFFNSLLTKKAGSPGPGGQPAGGGSNTPGTVRKSGSKLGLTDVQAELDRISNKSDLDSSAPNATTPPAENDKS, from the exons ATGGCGACGACGGGCAGAAATACACTCCTATCGGTTAGCACAAATGTAAATAACAGCACTTCCGAAAGCCAAAACCCCGAGGAGGAGGATGGACAGAATTTATG GTCATCGATACTGAGTGAGGTGTCGACGCGCTCACGATCAAAATTGCCGTCAGGAAAAAATGTGGTGGTCATGG GTGAAGTAGGGTCTGGTAAGACCACCCTGGTTGCGAAACTCCAAGGTGTAGAAGAGTACATGAAGGGACGAGGCTTAGAGTACCTGTATTTCAATGTTCACGATGATGATATTGATG ATCAATCACGGTGTAACGCATGGGTGCTAGATGGGGATTTGTACCACAAAGGTCTGCAGAAATTTGCTATATCGTTGGAAAACCTGGAGGACTCGCTGATTCTGTTTGTAGTGGATTTGTCCCGGCCATGGCTGGCCCTCGACTCACTGCAGAAATGGGGCAGTGTGGTGAGGGATTTTGTGGACAAGCTCAGAGTTCCTCCTGAAACCATGCGAGAACTGGAGCACAGAT TGACAAAGCAGTTCCAGGAATATGTGGAACCAGGAAGTGACTTGGACGCTGTGCCCCAGAGGAGGAATCCTGAGTCAGATGAAGAGAGTGTCCTGTTGCCGCTGGgagaaaacacactcacacacaacctAGGCCTGCCTATAGTGGTGGTCTGCACCAAG TGTGATGCAATCAGCACTTTGGAGAAGGAGCACGATTATAAGGACGAGCACTTAGACTTCATCCAGTCTCACATTCGACGCTTCTGCTTGCAGT atggagcagcacTACTCTACACATCCATGAAGGAGAACAAGAATCTAGACTTGTTATATAAATACCTCGTTCACAGGTTATATGGCTTTCCGTTCAACAGCCCAGCTCAGGTGGTGGAGAAAGACTCTGTGTTTAT TCCATCAGGGTGGGACAATGAAAAAAAGATTGCCATCCTGCATGAAAATTTCCAGATGGTAAAAGCAGAAGACAGCTTTGAAGATGTAATAGTGAAACCTCCAGTTAGAAAG tTTGTACATGAGAAGGAAGTTCAAGCTGAAGATGACCAAGTATTTCTAGTAAAGTTGCAG TCTCTGTTATCTAAACAGCCTCCAGTTACTGCAGGCAGACCAGTG GACCCAACAAACAGAGCTCCCACAGGCTCACCAAGGACGACCAATCGTTCAGCAGCAGCTAACGTGGCTAACGTCATGCCCATGCAATCAG GAGGTCAGACCAGTGAGGGTGTCCTGGCTAACTTCTTCAACAGTCTCTTGACAAAGAAAGCAGGCTCTCCTGGTCCAGGTGGCCAACCTGCAGGAGGAGGGAGCAACACACCAGGAACAGTACGCAAGTCAG GCTCTAAGTTGGGGTTGACTGATGTCCAGGCTGAGCTGGACCGGATCTCCAACAAATCGGACCTGGACTCCTCAGCCCCTAACGCCACCACGCCCCCTGCTGAAAACGACAAATCCTGA
- the dync1li1 gene encoding cytoplasmic dynein 1 light intermediate chain 1 isoform X9, translating into MDRIYGEVGSGKTTLVAKLQGVEEYMKGRGLEYLYFNVHDDDIDDQSRCNAWVLDGDLYHKGLQKFAISLENLEDSLILFVVDLSRPWLALDSLQKWGSVVRDFVDKLRVPPETMRELEHRLTKQFQEYVEPGSDLDAVPQRRNPESDEESVLLPLGENTLTHNLGLPIVVVCTKCDAISTLEKEHDYKDEHLDFIQSHIRRFCLQYGAALLYTSMKENKNLDLLYKYLVHRLYGFPFNSPAQVVEKDSVFIPSGWDNEKKIAILHENFQMVKAEDSFEDVIVKPPVRKFVHEKEVQAEDDQVFLVKLQSLLSKQPPVTAGRPVDPTNRAPTGSPRTTNRSAAANVANVMPMQSGGQTSEGVLANFFNSLLTKKAGSPGPGGQPAGGGSNTPGTVRKSGSKLGLTDVQAELDRISNKSDLDSSAPNATTPPAENDKS; encoded by the exons ATGGACAGAATTTATG GTGAAGTAGGGTCTGGTAAGACCACCCTGGTTGCGAAACTCCAAGGTGTAGAAGAGTACATGAAGGGACGAGGCTTAGAGTACCTGTATTTCAATGTTCACGATGATGATATTGATG ATCAATCACGGTGTAACGCATGGGTGCTAGATGGGGATTTGTACCACAAAGGTCTGCAGAAATTTGCTATATCGTTGGAAAACCTGGAGGACTCGCTGATTCTGTTTGTAGTGGATTTGTCCCGGCCATGGCTGGCCCTCGACTCACTGCAGAAATGGGGCAGTGTGGTGAGGGATTTTGTGGACAAGCTCAGAGTTCCTCCTGAAACCATGCGAGAACTGGAGCACAGAT TGACAAAGCAGTTCCAGGAATATGTGGAACCAGGAAGTGACTTGGACGCTGTGCCCCAGAGGAGGAATCCTGAGTCAGATGAAGAGAGTGTCCTGTTGCCGCTGGgagaaaacacactcacacacaacctAGGCCTGCCTATAGTGGTGGTCTGCACCAAG TGTGATGCAATCAGCACTTTGGAGAAGGAGCACGATTATAAGGACGAGCACTTAGACTTCATCCAGTCTCACATTCGACGCTTCTGCTTGCAGT atggagcagcacTACTCTACACATCCATGAAGGAGAACAAGAATCTAGACTTGTTATATAAATACCTCGTTCACAGGTTATATGGCTTTCCGTTCAACAGCCCAGCTCAGGTGGTGGAGAAAGACTCTGTGTTTAT TCCATCAGGGTGGGACAATGAAAAAAAGATTGCCATCCTGCATGAAAATTTCCAGATGGTAAAAGCAGAAGACAGCTTTGAAGATGTAATAGTGAAACCTCCAGTTAGAAAG tTTGTACATGAGAAGGAAGTTCAAGCTGAAGATGACCAAGTATTTCTAGTAAAGTTGCAG TCTCTGTTATCTAAACAGCCTCCAGTTACTGCAGGCAGACCAGTG GACCCAACAAACAGAGCTCCCACAGGCTCACCAAGGACGACCAATCGTTCAGCAGCAGCTAACGTGGCTAACGTCATGCCCATGCAATCAG GAGGTCAGACCAGTGAGGGTGTCCTGGCTAACTTCTTCAACAGTCTCTTGACAAAGAAAGCAGGCTCTCCTGGTCCAGGTGGCCAACCTGCAGGAGGAGGGAGCAACACACCAGGAACAGTACGCAAGTCAG GCTCTAAGTTGGGGTTGACTGATGTCCAGGCTGAGCTGGACCGGATCTCCAACAAATCGGACCTGGACTCCTCAGCCCCTAACGCCACCACGCCCCCTGCTGAAAACGACAAATCCTGA
- the dync1li1 gene encoding cytoplasmic dynein 1 light intermediate chain 1 has product MATTGRNTLLSVSTNVNNSTSESQNPEEEDGQNLWSSILSEVSTRSRSKLPSGKNVVVMGEVGSGKTTLVAKLQGVEEYMKGRGLEYLYFNVHDDDIDDQSRCNAWVLDGDLYHKGLQKFAISLENLEDSLILFVVDLSRPWLALDSLQKWGSVVRDFVDKLRVPPETMRELEHRLTKQFQEYVEPGSDLDAVPQRRNPESDEESVLLPLGENTLTHNLGLPIVVVCTKCDAISTLEKEHDYKDEHLDFIQSHIRRFCLQYGAALLYTSMKENKNLDLLYKYLVHRLYGFPFNSPAQVVEKDSVFIPSGWDNEKKIAILHENFQMVKAEDSFEDVIVKPPVRKFVHEKEVQAEDDQVFLVKLQSLLSKQPPVTAGRPVDPTNRAPTGSPRTTNRSAAANVANVMPMQSGTKKIDPNMKGGQTSEGVLANFFNSLLTKKAGSPGPGGQPAGGGSNTPGTVRKSGSKLGLTDVQAELDRISNKSDLDSSAPNATTPPAENDKS; this is encoded by the exons ATGGCGACGACGGGCAGAAATACACTCCTATCGGTTAGCACAAATGTAAATAACAGCACTTCCGAAAGCCAAAACCCCGAGGAGGAGGATGGACAGAATTTATG GTCATCGATACTGAGTGAGGTGTCGACGCGCTCACGATCAAAATTGCCGTCAGGAAAAAATGTGGTGGTCATGG GTGAAGTAGGGTCTGGTAAGACCACCCTGGTTGCGAAACTCCAAGGTGTAGAAGAGTACATGAAGGGACGAGGCTTAGAGTACCTGTATTTCAATGTTCACGATGATGATATTGATG ATCAATCACGGTGTAACGCATGGGTGCTAGATGGGGATTTGTACCACAAAGGTCTGCAGAAATTTGCTATATCGTTGGAAAACCTGGAGGACTCGCTGATTCTGTTTGTAGTGGATTTGTCCCGGCCATGGCTGGCCCTCGACTCACTGCAGAAATGGGGCAGTGTGGTGAGGGATTTTGTGGACAAGCTCAGAGTTCCTCCTGAAACCATGCGAGAACTGGAGCACAGAT TGACAAAGCAGTTCCAGGAATATGTGGAACCAGGAAGTGACTTGGACGCTGTGCCCCAGAGGAGGAATCCTGAGTCAGATGAAGAGAGTGTCCTGTTGCCGCTGGgagaaaacacactcacacacaacctAGGCCTGCCTATAGTGGTGGTCTGCACCAAG TGTGATGCAATCAGCACTTTGGAGAAGGAGCACGATTATAAGGACGAGCACTTAGACTTCATCCAGTCTCACATTCGACGCTTCTGCTTGCAGT atggagcagcacTACTCTACACATCCATGAAGGAGAACAAGAATCTAGACTTGTTATATAAATACCTCGTTCACAGGTTATATGGCTTTCCGTTCAACAGCCCAGCTCAGGTGGTGGAGAAAGACTCTGTGTTTAT TCCATCAGGGTGGGACAATGAAAAAAAGATTGCCATCCTGCATGAAAATTTCCAGATGGTAAAAGCAGAAGACAGCTTTGAAGATGTAATAGTGAAACCTCCAGTTAGAAAG tTTGTACATGAGAAGGAAGTTCAAGCTGAAGATGACCAAGTATTTCTAGTAAAGTTGCAG TCTCTGTTATCTAAACAGCCTCCAGTTACTGCAGGCAGACCAGTG GACCCAACAAACAGAGCTCCCACAGGCTCACCAAGGACGACCAATCGTTCAGCAGCAGCTAACGTGGCTAACGTCATGCCCATGCAATCAGGTACCAAGAAGATTGATCCCAACATGAAAG GAGGTCAGACCAGTGAGGGTGTCCTGGCTAACTTCTTCAACAGTCTCTTGACAAAGAAAGCAGGCTCTCCTGGTCCAGGTGGCCAACCTGCAGGAGGAGGGAGCAACACACCAGGAACAGTACGCAAGTCAG GCTCTAAGTTGGGGTTGACTGATGTCCAGGCTGAGCTGGACCGGATCTCCAACAAATCGGACCTGGACTCCTCAGCCCCTAACGCCACCACGCCCCCTGCTGAAAACGACAAATCCTGA
- the dync1li1 gene encoding cytoplasmic dynein 1 light intermediate chain 1 isoform X8: MDRIYGEVGSGKTTLVAKLQGVEEYMKGRGLEYLYFNVHDDDIDDQSRCNAWVLDGDLYHKGLQKFAISLENLEDSLILFVVDLSRPWLALDSLQKWGSVVRDFVDKLRVPPETMRELEHRLTKQFQEYVEPGSDLDAVPQRRNPESDEESVLLPLGENTLTHNLGLPIVVVCTKCDAISTLEKEHDYKDEHLDFIQSHIRRFCLQYGAALLYTSMKENKNLDLLYKYLVHRLYGFPFNSPAQVVEKDSVFIPSGWDNEKKIAILHENFQMVKAEDSFEDVIVKPPVRKFVHEKEVQAEDDQVFLVKLQSLLSKQPPVTAGRPVDPTNRAPTGSPRTTNRSAAANVANVMPMQSGTKKIDPNMKGGQTSEGVLANFFNSLLTKKAGSPGPGGQPAGGGSNTPGTVRKSGSKLGLTDVQAELDRISNKSDLDSSAPNATTPPAENDKS; this comes from the exons ATGGACAGAATTTATG GTGAAGTAGGGTCTGGTAAGACCACCCTGGTTGCGAAACTCCAAGGTGTAGAAGAGTACATGAAGGGACGAGGCTTAGAGTACCTGTATTTCAATGTTCACGATGATGATATTGATG ATCAATCACGGTGTAACGCATGGGTGCTAGATGGGGATTTGTACCACAAAGGTCTGCAGAAATTTGCTATATCGTTGGAAAACCTGGAGGACTCGCTGATTCTGTTTGTAGTGGATTTGTCCCGGCCATGGCTGGCCCTCGACTCACTGCAGAAATGGGGCAGTGTGGTGAGGGATTTTGTGGACAAGCTCAGAGTTCCTCCTGAAACCATGCGAGAACTGGAGCACAGAT TGACAAAGCAGTTCCAGGAATATGTGGAACCAGGAAGTGACTTGGACGCTGTGCCCCAGAGGAGGAATCCTGAGTCAGATGAAGAGAGTGTCCTGTTGCCGCTGGgagaaaacacactcacacacaacctAGGCCTGCCTATAGTGGTGGTCTGCACCAAG TGTGATGCAATCAGCACTTTGGAGAAGGAGCACGATTATAAGGACGAGCACTTAGACTTCATCCAGTCTCACATTCGACGCTTCTGCTTGCAGT atggagcagcacTACTCTACACATCCATGAAGGAGAACAAGAATCTAGACTTGTTATATAAATACCTCGTTCACAGGTTATATGGCTTTCCGTTCAACAGCCCAGCTCAGGTGGTGGAGAAAGACTCTGTGTTTAT TCCATCAGGGTGGGACAATGAAAAAAAGATTGCCATCCTGCATGAAAATTTCCAGATGGTAAAAGCAGAAGACAGCTTTGAAGATGTAATAGTGAAACCTCCAGTTAGAAAG tTTGTACATGAGAAGGAAGTTCAAGCTGAAGATGACCAAGTATTTCTAGTAAAGTTGCAG TCTCTGTTATCTAAACAGCCTCCAGTTACTGCAGGCAGACCAGTG GACCCAACAAACAGAGCTCCCACAGGCTCACCAAGGACGACCAATCGTTCAGCAGCAGCTAACGTGGCTAACGTCATGCCCATGCAATCAGGTACCAAGAAGATTGATCCCAACATGAAAG GAGGTCAGACCAGTGAGGGTGTCCTGGCTAACTTCTTCAACAGTCTCTTGACAAAGAAAGCAGGCTCTCCTGGTCCAGGTGGCCAACCTGCAGGAGGAGGGAGCAACACACCAGGAACAGTACGCAAGTCAG GCTCTAAGTTGGGGTTGACTGATGTCCAGGCTGAGCTGGACCGGATCTCCAACAAATCGGACCTGGACTCCTCAGCCCCTAACGCCACCACGCCCCCTGCTGAAAACGACAAATCCTGA